The Oryzias latipes chromosome 11, ASM223467v1 nucleotide sequence TTGGTAGTTTCCGGTCTAAGATCGGAAGTTATGGGACAATGGCAAAAATCCCTAGAACAAGTTCTCGTTTGTATGTGGCGCtaaagtggctttttttttttacaatgcaggatggcggccttttcccgaggtcaaaggtcaatgacaCTTCTGTGGtgcagagttcgccacaaaatggccgccaagccgtaggtcgtgtggccgtcccatcatgatttcaaaacttcttttggatatccccgacacgtaTGTTTGGGTTTCGtaaatgtattttgaagtacattttgttcggccccaaacgcgattttcggcccattcatttttttgacgggatcgctggccgtgatgtcatcgtcttggggggggggggttacgttgactttgtggaaaaaacatttgcaatttatcccatgtgtgtgcacattttggtgactttccgagcatgcggcgggggtcacattTTCGCTGAAAGGCAGCATAGTCGttcaaactgcaaaaacaatacGGTCcctgcagtcagtgactgctgctgggGGCCATAATAAACAGTAATGAACAATGAGGTTGTGCAAGGGTGTGCAAGGTGCAGTTTGTTGGTCCagactcctgtcagctgttaaGAAGcctgatggcagagggaaagaaagagttcctgagtctggtggtcctgcacttcacactcctgtaccACCGTCCTGAGGGGAGTAGAGTGAACAGACCTCgttgtgggtgggtggggtccttgatgATGGAGGCAGCTCTTCTGCAGATCCTTCATTTGTAGATGCTCTGCAGCAAGGGCAGAGGAGTCCTGGTGATCTTGGACGCAGTTTTCGCCACTCTCTGCAGGCGGCCCATGGCGGTAGAGCTgccgtaccacactgtgatgcagctggtcaggatggaCTCAAACAAGCAGCTGTAGAAGTTGCTGAGGATCTTTGGGATGTGCCAaacctcctcagcctcctctgAAAGTACAGCCGCTGATGAGCTTTCTTCACCATCTGTGTGGTGTTGAGTGTCcaggtgaggtcctggctgaggtgGACCCCCATATATTTGAAGCTGCTCACTCTCTCCTCTTCCAGACCCCAGATAAGAAGCGGCTGATCAgggttcctcctctccttcctcatgtccactatcatctcctttgtcttgtctgTGTTGAGCGTGAGGTTGTTGTCCTCACACCAAGTCACCAGACTGgccacctccctcctgtaggcTGCTTCGCCCCTGCCAGTGACGCGTCCTATCACAgcagtgtcatcagcaaacttcaggatgATGTTTTCCTGTTAATTAAGACTTTTGTAGCCTCTGGTGAGAAAGATTTCTCACTCTCGACAAGCAGTATTAGCAGTTGATGCTCGTTTTTTCTGAACTGCTGACAACCTTAGCATTTTTATGTGGCTGTAAATGTGGTTCTGCATTAGGCATGCTGCTGTATGACTAATGCATGTTGCTACTCCTGAGAAGTTTCATATTTAATGTGATtgcactgatgtggaggattgAGTTTTGTTAACTCAAGTTGTGCTTTCTCCATTGCATGCAATGCATCAGCAACAAAGGAACCCTTAAGAACGCCAACCATAACCAGCACATCAACCACAACCAGCACAACAACGCCAACCACAACCAGCACAACGCCAAGAACAACAACTCCAACCACAACCAGCACAACAATGCCAACCACAACCAGCACAACAACGCCAACCACAACCAGCACAACAAcgccaacaacaacaacgcCAACCACAACCAGCACAAcgccaacaacaacaactacaaccacaACCAGTACAACAATGTCAACCACAACCAGTACAAAAACGGCAATCAGCACAACGAAAACCCAAAACGGTACAACACCAACTGTAAACAGCACAactaaaacagcagcaacattttCCACTAAAGCCATAACTGTCAAACCCAAAATGACCCGGTTTAACCAAAGCAAATGACAATCTAGTAATATcctatattatatatatatgttttttttacaatttccaAATGCTAGTGTTGAACCAGTCAGCGTTACTATTTTTAGgctaagattgaaaaaaaaacctctaggAATAAAGCAATGAAAAAATGGGAACTACACCTTCCAATGAATCtaaattctttcttttctggtgcattgtgttgttattgttttttacaGAAGTCACATTGCTTCCTTGGCTAATTCTAGTGGGTGCACTGatcttcctcatcatcatcaccactgCCTGCTTTacctggagaaaaaaatgtaaaaaacaaggTATGTAAAATCAAACTTCTAACACATAAAATTCCTCGACTGTCATTTGACCATCATccaaacaacataaaataataaattcagTGATTGGTTCTGTTATCTgcttataaaaaaacacataacgTAGGGTTACTACAAGATTCATCAAGCtgattttaaaacctttttaaggCAATGCATATCAAAAAGGAAGACCAAATTCTCAGTCTATTTCCTATTTTAGTCATCATTAcccattttattcatttatttccattttatgACCTAAACTGTGGCTTCTTATCTTAGTGCCGTGATGATTTAGcaccctttttcttcttctttttaaccAGCGGTGGGTTTTCAGCATTGGGTCGGCGGCTGTTTATTTAGATGATTTGTTCAAAATAATCATGGTTCAAAATTAAGTTTGACAAGAAATGTGAAATGGAGAAATTTCAAGCAGCACAAGGCCCAGATATTCAAATTCAAGATTTTTAGGGTATCTGTCGTGTTTTGAATAACGAAGCAGACCCAGACGcaggaacccggaagaaaatcAGGAGGTGAGGATTGGaacaaaaaggtttatttttcagAACGGAATTTAAAGATGAGTCTTGAAGAGTTTTGAGTTCATAATAAGGAGTTATTTGACCAGACGCTGGAGTCTTGGCGTGGCGGGAGTTTTGCCGTGGCTGAAGATGCG carries:
- the LOC110015858 gene encoding mucin-2-like isoform X1, which gives rise to MSFLHHLCGVECPGEVLAEVDPHIFEAAHSLLFQTPDKKRLIRVPPLLPHVHYHLLCLVCVEREVVVLTPSHQTGHLPPVGCFAPASDASYHSSVISKLQDDVFLLIKTFVASATKEPLRTPTITSTSTTTSTTTPTTTSTTPRTTTPTTTSTTMPTTTSTTTPTTTSTTTPTTTTPTTTSTTPTTTTTTTTSTTMSTTTSTKTAISTTKTQNEVTLLPWLILVGALIFLIIITTACFTWRKKCKKQEAGAECHVYDEVSHTTGLQPDSDSPYSLIGPSRPSPISGTNQDLLYSVIGQTPCFENNQDSPYSLIGPSPCSGNDGGLSFPADSTYFLLEKPKAPTNHDEQL